A region from the Acinonyx jubatus isolate Ajub_Pintada_27869175 chromosome C2, VMU_Ajub_asm_v1.0, whole genome shotgun sequence genome encodes:
- the LOC106975181 gene encoding arylacetamide deacetylase-like 2 isoform X2 has protein sequence MGFKTLCFGLTLILFAYYIYTPLPENIEEPWKATLLENMGLIRYAEFFSMLLKLDHTVLISDENITVMDTKFTDIPVCLYLPKKKSESQRRAVIFIHGGAFVMGSCRQTAYDFLNRWTANKLGAVVVGIDYRLAPQYQFPVPLEDVISVVRFFLQDNILAKYGVDPSRICISGDSSGGTLAAKVTQLVQNDPEFKNKIKAQVLIYPGLQVVDVLMPSYRQNEHGPILSRDMAIKMGCLYLTKDKALPQAVRENQHMPHGSRHLFKLVNWSTLLPEKYRRNHIYTEPIIGKLNSSYPVLLGSRLSPLLVTDSQLEKLPLTYIITCEHDILRDDGLVYVSRLRNAAVNVSHDHIEDGIHGALFFMTTPFYLRVGIRISDKYINWLEENL, from the exons ATGGGGTTCAAAACTCTGTGCTTTGGACTGACTTTGATTCTCTTTGCTTATTATATTTATACACCGTTACCAGAAAACATTGAAGAACCTTGGAAA gctACATTATTGGAAAATATGGGTCTTATTAGATATGcggaatttttttccatgttactGAAATTGGACCATACAGTACTAATTTCAGATGAAAACATTACAGTGATGGATACAAAGTTTACTGACATTCCAGTGTGTTTGTACTTGCCAAAGAAGAAGTCAGAAAGCCAGAGACGGGCTGTAATTTTTATTCATGGTGGTGCCTTTGTTATGGGAAGTTGCA ggCAGACGGCTTATGACTTCCTGAATAGATGGACAGCAAATAAACTTGGTGCTGTTGTTGTGGGAATAGA ctatAGGCTAGCTCCTCAATATCAATTTCCTGTTCCCCTTGAAGATGTCATTTCTGTGGTCAGATTCTTTCTACAGGATAACATTCTTGCAAAATATGGAGTGGATCCTTCCCGAATCTGTATTTCAGGTGATAGTTCTGGGGGTACATTGGCAGCAAAAGTTACTCAACTG GTACAAAATGATccagaattcaaaaataaaattaaggcaCAAGTTTTAATTTACCCTGGCTTGCAGGTGGTGGATGTTTTAATGCCCTCTTACCGACAAAATGAGCATGGTCCGATTCTGTCAAGGGATATGGCAATTAAAATGGGATGCCTGTACTTGACCAAGGATAAAGCACTGCCCCAAGCAGTGAGAGAAAATCAACATATGCCCCATGGATCAAGACATCTGTTCAAGTTGGTTAACTGGAGTACTCTTCTTCctgaaaaatatagaaggaaTCACATATATACTGAACCAATTATTGGGAAGCTTAACTCTTCGTATCCAGTACTTTTGGGTAGCAGGTTATCACCCTTGTTAGTCACTGATTCCCAATTAGAAAAATTGCCACTAACTTATATCATCACCTGTGAACATGATATCCTAAGAGATGATGGACTTGTATATGTCTCACGACTTCGAAATGCTGCAGTTAACGTTTCTCATGACCACATAGAGGATGGGATCCATGGAGCACTTTTTTTCATGACAACACCATTTTACTTACGTGTAGGCATTAGAATAAGTGATAAATATATTAATTGGCTTgaagaaaatctataa
- the LOC106975181 gene encoding arylacetamide deacetylase-like 2 isoform X1 — MGFKTLCFGLTLILFAYYIYTPLPENIEEPWKVGVIDALIKTTSLTATLLENMGLIRYAEFFSMLLKLDHTVLISDENITVMDTKFTDIPVCLYLPKKKSESQRRAVIFIHGGAFVMGSCRQTAYDFLNRWTANKLGAVVVGIDYRLAPQYQFPVPLEDVISVVRFFLQDNILAKYGVDPSRICISGDSSGGTLAAKVTQLVQNDPEFKNKIKAQVLIYPGLQVVDVLMPSYRQNEHGPILSRDMAIKMGCLYLTKDKALPQAVRENQHMPHGSRHLFKLVNWSTLLPEKYRRNHIYTEPIIGKLNSSYPVLLGSRLSPLLVTDSQLEKLPLTYIITCEHDILRDDGLVYVSRLRNAAVNVSHDHIEDGIHGALFFMTTPFYLRVGIRISDKYINWLEENL; from the exons ATGGGGTTCAAAACTCTGTGCTTTGGACTGACTTTGATTCTCTTTGCTTATTATATTTATACACCGTTACCAGAAAACATTGAAGAACCTTGGAAAGTAGGGGTCATCGATGCTCTTATAAAAACTACTTCTCTTACG gctACATTATTGGAAAATATGGGTCTTATTAGATATGcggaatttttttccatgttactGAAATTGGACCATACAGTACTAATTTCAGATGAAAACATTACAGTGATGGATACAAAGTTTACTGACATTCCAGTGTGTTTGTACTTGCCAAAGAAGAAGTCAGAAAGCCAGAGACGGGCTGTAATTTTTATTCATGGTGGTGCCTTTGTTATGGGAAGTTGCA ggCAGACGGCTTATGACTTCCTGAATAGATGGACAGCAAATAAACTTGGTGCTGTTGTTGTGGGAATAGA ctatAGGCTAGCTCCTCAATATCAATTTCCTGTTCCCCTTGAAGATGTCATTTCTGTGGTCAGATTCTTTCTACAGGATAACATTCTTGCAAAATATGGAGTGGATCCTTCCCGAATCTGTATTTCAGGTGATAGTTCTGGGGGTACATTGGCAGCAAAAGTTACTCAACTG GTACAAAATGATccagaattcaaaaataaaattaaggcaCAAGTTTTAATTTACCCTGGCTTGCAGGTGGTGGATGTTTTAATGCCCTCTTACCGACAAAATGAGCATGGTCCGATTCTGTCAAGGGATATGGCAATTAAAATGGGATGCCTGTACTTGACCAAGGATAAAGCACTGCCCCAAGCAGTGAGAGAAAATCAACATATGCCCCATGGATCAAGACATCTGTTCAAGTTGGTTAACTGGAGTACTCTTCTTCctgaaaaatatagaaggaaTCACATATATACTGAACCAATTATTGGGAAGCTTAACTCTTCGTATCCAGTACTTTTGGGTAGCAGGTTATCACCCTTGTTAGTCACTGATTCCCAATTAGAAAAATTGCCACTAACTTATATCATCACCTGTGAACATGATATCCTAAGAGATGATGGACTTGTATATGTCTCACGACTTCGAAATGCTGCAGTTAACGTTTCTCATGACCACATAGAGGATGGGATCCATGGAGCACTTTTTTTCATGACAACACCATTTTACTTACGTGTAGGCATTAGAATAAGTGATAAATATATTAATTGGCTTgaagaaaatctataa